A portion of the Mycobacterium paraseoulense genome contains these proteins:
- a CDS encoding DUF3592 domain-containing protein, with the protein MNHPKRLLHILIHGRSDHPPNTRSRIALRWARIAVLIVTGLVTVQSVLLVAGAWRDDLAIQHNMGVAQAEVLSAGPRRSTIEFVTPERVTYRPELGVLYPSHLATGMRIYVEYNKNDPNLVRVQHRNAGLAIIPAGSIAVVCWLAATGLLIGLAVLDRLLDRRSDAADQQISRDVCP; encoded by the coding sequence GTGAACCACCCGAAAAGGTTGCTGCACATACTCATTCACGGCCGCAGCGATCACCCGCCGAACACCCGCTCGCGGATTGCGTTGCGCTGGGCCCGCATCGCGGTGCTCATCGTGACCGGCCTGGTGACGGTGCAGTCGGTCCTGCTGGTCGCCGGGGCCTGGCGCGACGACCTTGCGATTCAACACAACATGGGGGTGGCGCAGGCCGAGGTGCTCAGTGCCGGGCCGCGGCGCTCCACCATCGAATTCGTCACACCCGAGCGGGTCACCTATCGCCCGGAGCTCGGCGTGTTGTACCCGTCACATCTGGCCACGGGAATGCGGATCTACGTCGAGTACAACAAGAACGATCCCAATCTGGTTCGCGTGCAGCACCGCAATGCCGGCCTGGCGATCATCCCGGCCGGCTCCATCGCGGTGGTGTGCTGGCTGGCGGCGACGGGGCTGCTCATCGGGCTGGCGGTGCTGGACAGGCTGCTGGATCGTCGCAGTGACGCTGCCGACCAGCAGATTTCGCGCGACGTATGCCCGTAG